One stretch of Miscanthus floridulus cultivar M001 chromosome 18, ASM1932011v1, whole genome shotgun sequence DNA includes these proteins:
- the LOC136522455 gene encoding peptidyl-prolyl cis-trans isomerase FKBP13, chloroplastic-like: MAPAASTSTSPLSRLLLLSLPKPGAARHPSSSSPAPPCQQDAAAAGLVLRRREAAVAVLSTAVLSRFVLPAAAGAADGGECPLEVAPSGLAFCDRVVGTGAAAQEGQLIRAHYTGRLEDGTVFDSSYKRGKPLTFRVGVGEVIKGWDQGIVGGEGIPPMLAGGKRTLKLPPALAYGEKGAGCRGWEPTSCVIPPNSTLLFDVEYVGRASG; this comes from the exons ATGGCTCCGGCAGCGTCCACGTCCACGTCGCCGCTgtcccgcctcctcctcctcagcctCCCGAAGCCAGGTGCCGCGAGGCACCCCAGCTCCTCCTCTCCCGCGCCGCCTTGCCAgcaggacgccgccgccgccggcctcgtCCTCCGGCGGCGCGAGGCCGCGGTCGCCGTGCTGTCGACCGCCGTCCTCTCCCGCTTCGTGCTCCCCGCGGCGGCGGGAGCCGCGGACGGTGGGGAGTGCCCGCTGGAGGTGGCGCCGTCCGGGCTCGCCTTCTGCGACCGCGTCGTTGGCACCGGCGCCGCCGCCCAGGAGGGACAGCTCATCAGG GCGCATTACACGGGGAGGCTGGAGGACGGCACGGTGTTCGACAGCAGCTACAAGCGCGGGAAGCCGCTCACCTTCCGCGTCGGCGTCGGAGAG GTGATCAAAGGATGGGATCAGGGTATCGTTGGCGGCGAAGGGATCCCGCCAATGCTTGCTG GGGGTAAGCGGACGCTGAAGCTGCCGCCGGCGCTGGCCTACGGCGAGAAGGGGGCCGGGTGCAGAGGGTGGGAGCCCACCTCCTGCGTCATCCCGCCAAACTCCACGCTCCTCTTCGACGTCGAGTACGTCGGGCGAGCCTCCGGCTGA
- the LOC136521327 gene encoding uncharacterized protein isoform X5, with the protein MLFLMKYERRGQTKPSLVRVCHLLWRVQNHHARISCLVRSTIGMDDAQGYQEGDDYDLVLQKQEWIKTQDMLKSKLILEDEFAWSLPSVGSGSDDHERCKLKYIGGTDISFSKEDPSTACAAVVVLNADTLEVVHEEFNIVQLQVPYIPGFLAFREAPILLGLLEKVKINAPHFYPQLLMVDGNGLLHPRAGFGLACHLGILADIPTIGVGKNLHHVDGLNQSEVRRLLESKENCNQELILLTGQSGTKWGMALRSCPGLSKPIYISVGHRISLDSATVIVKSCCKYRVPEPTRRI; encoded by the exons ATGCTATTTTTGATGAAGTATGAGAGGCGAGGGCAAACCAAACCTTCATTAGTTAG GGTTTGTCATCTTCTCTGGAGGGTTCAGAACCACCATGCAAGAATTAGCTGTCTTGTGAGGAGTACAATAGGAATGGATGATGCCCAAGGGTACCAAGAAGGAGATGACTATGACTTGGTGCTGCAGAAACAAGAATGGATCAA AACACAAGACATGCTCAAGAGTAAACTTATTCTTGAAGATGAATTTGCCTGGAGTTTACCTTCGGTGGGCTCAGGTTCAGATGACCATGAAAGGTGCAAACTGAAGTATATTGGTGGGACTGACATTAGCTTCTCAAAGGAAGACCCATCCACAGCATGCGCCGCAGTGGTAGTCCTTAATGCCGATACTTTAGAAGTTGTCCATGAAGAGTTCAATATTGTTCAACTGCAGGTGCCATATATTCCTGGTTTTCTTGCATTCAGAGAG GCTCCAATTCTTCTTGGACTCTTGGAAAAGGTGAAGATCAATGCACCTCATTTCTACCCTCAG TTACTCATGGTTGATGGAAATGGATTACTCCATCCGCGAG CAGGTTTTGGTTTAGCTTGTCACCTCGGCATCCTTGCAGACATTCCTACTATTGGAGTTGGAAAAAAT CTACATCATGTAGATGGCCTTAACCAATCAGAAGTCAGAAGACTGCTTGAATCAAAAGAGAACTGCAACCAGGAACTGATTTTGTTGACTGGACAGTCTGGGACAAAATGGGGCATG GCGCTGCGCTCCTGCCCTGGTTTATCAAAACCAATCTACATCTCAGTTGGGCATCGCATTTCACTTGATTCAGCCACGGTGATAGTGAAGTCCTGTTGTAAATACCGTGTTCCTGAGCCTACAAG GCGGATATAA
- the LOC136521327 gene encoding uncharacterized protein isoform X3: protein MLFLMKYERRGQTKPSLVRVCHLLWRVQNHHARISCLVRSTIGMDDAQGYQEGDDYDLVLQKQEWIKTQDMLKSKLILEDEFAWSLPSVGSGSDDHERCKLKYIGGTDISFSKEDPSTACAAVVVLNADTLEVVHEEFNIVQLQAPILLGLLEKVKINAPHFYPQLLMVDGNGLLHPRAGFGLACHLGILADIPTIGVGKNLHHVDGLNQSEVRRLLESKENCNQELILLTGQSGTKWGMALRSCPGLSKPIYISVGHRISLDSATVIVKSCCKYRVPEPTRQADIRSKAFLQKLQKPRQ from the exons ATGCTATTTTTGATGAAGTATGAGAGGCGAGGGCAAACCAAACCTTCATTAGTTAG GGTTTGTCATCTTCTCTGGAGGGTTCAGAACCACCATGCAAGAATTAGCTGTCTTGTGAGGAGTACAATAGGAATGGATGATGCCCAAGGGTACCAAGAAGGAGATGACTATGACTTGGTGCTGCAGAAACAAGAATGGATCAA AACACAAGACATGCTCAAGAGTAAACTTATTCTTGAAGATGAATTTGCCTGGAGTTTACCTTCGGTGGGCTCAGGTTCAGATGACCATGAAAGGTGCAAACTGAAGTATATTGGTGGGACTGACATTAGCTTCTCAAAGGAAGACCCATCCACAGCATGCGCCGCAGTGGTAGTCCTTAATGCCGATACTTTAGAAGTTGTCCATGAAGAGTTCAATATTGTTCAACTGCAG GCTCCAATTCTTCTTGGACTCTTGGAAAAGGTGAAGATCAATGCACCTCATTTCTACCCTCAG TTACTCATGGTTGATGGAAATGGATTACTCCATCCGCGAG CAGGTTTTGGTTTAGCTTGTCACCTCGGCATCCTTGCAGACATTCCTACTATTGGAGTTGGAAAAAAT CTACATCATGTAGATGGCCTTAACCAATCAGAAGTCAGAAGACTGCTTGAATCAAAAGAGAACTGCAACCAGGAACTGATTTTGTTGACTGGACAGTCTGGGACAAAATGGGGCATG GCGCTGCGCTCCTGCCCTGGTTTATCAAAACCAATCTACATCTCAGTTGGGCATCGCATTTCACTTGATTCAGCCACGGTGATAGTGAAGTCCTGTTGTAAATACCGTGTTCCTGAGCCTACAAGGCAG GCGGATATAAGATCGAAGGCCTTCCTGCAGAAGCTCCAAAAACCACGGCAATGA
- the LOC136521327 gene encoding uncharacterized protein isoform X4, with amino-acid sequence MLFLMKYERRGQTKPSLVRVCHLLWRVQNHHARISCLVRSTIGMDDAQGYQEGDDYDLVLQKQEWIKTQDMLKSKLILEDEFAWSLPSVGSGSDDHERCKLKYIGGTDISFSKEDPSTACAAVVVLNADTLEVVHEEFNIVQLQAPILLGLLEKVKINAPHFYPQLLMVDGNGLLHPRGFGLACHLGILADIPTIGVGKNLHHVDGLNQSEVRRLLESKENCNQELILLTGQSGTKWGMALRSCPGLSKPIYISVGHRISLDSATVIVKSCCKYRVPEPTRQADIRSKAFLQKLQKPRQ; translated from the exons ATGCTATTTTTGATGAAGTATGAGAGGCGAGGGCAAACCAAACCTTCATTAGTTAG GGTTTGTCATCTTCTCTGGAGGGTTCAGAACCACCATGCAAGAATTAGCTGTCTTGTGAGGAGTACAATAGGAATGGATGATGCCCAAGGGTACCAAGAAGGAGATGACTATGACTTGGTGCTGCAGAAACAAGAATGGATCAA AACACAAGACATGCTCAAGAGTAAACTTATTCTTGAAGATGAATTTGCCTGGAGTTTACCTTCGGTGGGCTCAGGTTCAGATGACCATGAAAGGTGCAAACTGAAGTATATTGGTGGGACTGACATTAGCTTCTCAAAGGAAGACCCATCCACAGCATGCGCCGCAGTGGTAGTCCTTAATGCCGATACTTTAGAAGTTGTCCATGAAGAGTTCAATATTGTTCAACTGCAG GCTCCAATTCTTCTTGGACTCTTGGAAAAGGTGAAGATCAATGCACCTCATTTCTACCCTCAG TTACTCATGGTTGATGGAAATGGATTACTCCATCCGCGAG GTTTTGGTTTAGCTTGTCACCTCGGCATCCTTGCAGACATTCCTACTATTGGAGTTGGAAAAAAT CTACATCATGTAGATGGCCTTAACCAATCAGAAGTCAGAAGACTGCTTGAATCAAAAGAGAACTGCAACCAGGAACTGATTTTGTTGACTGGACAGTCTGGGACAAAATGGGGCATG GCGCTGCGCTCCTGCCCTGGTTTATCAAAACCAATCTACATCTCAGTTGGGCATCGCATTTCACTTGATTCAGCCACGGTGATAGTGAAGTCCTGTTGTAAATACCGTGTTCCTGAGCCTACAAGGCAG GCGGATATAAGATCGAAGGCCTTCCTGCAGAAGCTCCAAAAACCACGGCAATGA
- the LOC136521327 gene encoding uncharacterized protein isoform X1, producing MLFLMKYERRGQTKPSLVRVCHLLWRVQNHHARISCLVRSTIGMDDAQGYQEGDDYDLVLQKQEWIKTQDMLKSKLILEDEFAWSLPSVGSGSDDHERCKLKYIGGTDISFSKEDPSTACAAVVVLNADTLEVVHEEFNIVQLQVPYIPGFLAFREAPILLGLLEKVKINAPHFYPQLLMVDGNGLLHPRAGFGLACHLGILADIPTIGVGKNLHHVDGLNQSEVRRLLESKENCNQELILLTGQSGTKWGMALRSCPGLSKPIYISVGHRISLDSATVIVKSCCKYRVPEPTRQADIRSKAFLQKLQKPRQ from the exons ATGCTATTTTTGATGAAGTATGAGAGGCGAGGGCAAACCAAACCTTCATTAGTTAG GGTTTGTCATCTTCTCTGGAGGGTTCAGAACCACCATGCAAGAATTAGCTGTCTTGTGAGGAGTACAATAGGAATGGATGATGCCCAAGGGTACCAAGAAGGAGATGACTATGACTTGGTGCTGCAGAAACAAGAATGGATCAA AACACAAGACATGCTCAAGAGTAAACTTATTCTTGAAGATGAATTTGCCTGGAGTTTACCTTCGGTGGGCTCAGGTTCAGATGACCATGAAAGGTGCAAACTGAAGTATATTGGTGGGACTGACATTAGCTTCTCAAAGGAAGACCCATCCACAGCATGCGCCGCAGTGGTAGTCCTTAATGCCGATACTTTAGAAGTTGTCCATGAAGAGTTCAATATTGTTCAACTGCAGGTGCCATATATTCCTGGTTTTCTTGCATTCAGAGAG GCTCCAATTCTTCTTGGACTCTTGGAAAAGGTGAAGATCAATGCACCTCATTTCTACCCTCAG TTACTCATGGTTGATGGAAATGGATTACTCCATCCGCGAG CAGGTTTTGGTTTAGCTTGTCACCTCGGCATCCTTGCAGACATTCCTACTATTGGAGTTGGAAAAAAT CTACATCATGTAGATGGCCTTAACCAATCAGAAGTCAGAAGACTGCTTGAATCAAAAGAGAACTGCAACCAGGAACTGATTTTGTTGACTGGACAGTCTGGGACAAAATGGGGCATG GCGCTGCGCTCCTGCCCTGGTTTATCAAAACCAATCTACATCTCAGTTGGGCATCGCATTTCACTTGATTCAGCCACGGTGATAGTGAAGTCCTGTTGTAAATACCGTGTTCCTGAGCCTACAAGGCAG GCGGATATAAGATCGAAGGCCTTCCTGCAGAAGCTCCAAAAACCACGGCAATGA
- the LOC136521327 gene encoding uncharacterized protein isoform X9, which produces MLFLMKYERRGQTKPSLVRVCHLLWRVQNHHARISCLVRSTIGMDDAQGYQEGDDYDLVLQKQEWIKTQDMLKSKLILEDEFAWSLPSVGSGSDDHERCKLKYIGGTDISFSKEDPSTACAAVVVLNADTLEVVHEEFNIVQLQVPYIPGFLAFREAPILLGLLEKVKINAPHFYPQLLMVDGNGLLHPRAGFGLACHLGILADIPTIGVGKNLHHVDGLNQSEVRRLLESKENCNQELILLTGQSGTKWGMLGIAFHLIQPR; this is translated from the exons ATGCTATTTTTGATGAAGTATGAGAGGCGAGGGCAAACCAAACCTTCATTAGTTAG GGTTTGTCATCTTCTCTGGAGGGTTCAGAACCACCATGCAAGAATTAGCTGTCTTGTGAGGAGTACAATAGGAATGGATGATGCCCAAGGGTACCAAGAAGGAGATGACTATGACTTGGTGCTGCAGAAACAAGAATGGATCAA AACACAAGACATGCTCAAGAGTAAACTTATTCTTGAAGATGAATTTGCCTGGAGTTTACCTTCGGTGGGCTCAGGTTCAGATGACCATGAAAGGTGCAAACTGAAGTATATTGGTGGGACTGACATTAGCTTCTCAAAGGAAGACCCATCCACAGCATGCGCCGCAGTGGTAGTCCTTAATGCCGATACTTTAGAAGTTGTCCATGAAGAGTTCAATATTGTTCAACTGCAGGTGCCATATATTCCTGGTTTTCTTGCATTCAGAGAG GCTCCAATTCTTCTTGGACTCTTGGAAAAGGTGAAGATCAATGCACCTCATTTCTACCCTCAG TTACTCATGGTTGATGGAAATGGATTACTCCATCCGCGAG CAGGTTTTGGTTTAGCTTGTCACCTCGGCATCCTTGCAGACATTCCTACTATTGGAGTTGGAAAAAAT CTACATCATGTAGATGGCCTTAACCAATCAGAAGTCAGAAGACTGCTTGAATCAAAAGAGAACTGCAACCAGGAACTGATTTTGTTGACTGGACAGTCTGGGACAAAATGGGGCATG TTGGGCATCGCATTTCACTTGATTCAGCCACGGTGA
- the LOC136521327 gene encoding uncharacterized protein isoform X2 — MLFLMKYERRGQTKPSLVRVCHLLWRVQNHHARISCLVRSTIGMDDAQGYQEGDDYDLVLQKQEWIKTQDMLKSKLILEDEFAWSLPSVGSGSDDHERCKLKYIGGTDISFSKEDPSTACAAVVVLNADTLEVVHEEFNIVQLQVPYIPGFLAFREAPILLGLLEKVKINAPHFYPQLLMVDGNGLLHPRGFGLACHLGILADIPTIGVGKNLHHVDGLNQSEVRRLLESKENCNQELILLTGQSGTKWGMALRSCPGLSKPIYISVGHRISLDSATVIVKSCCKYRVPEPTRQADIRSKAFLQKLQKPRQ, encoded by the exons ATGCTATTTTTGATGAAGTATGAGAGGCGAGGGCAAACCAAACCTTCATTAGTTAG GGTTTGTCATCTTCTCTGGAGGGTTCAGAACCACCATGCAAGAATTAGCTGTCTTGTGAGGAGTACAATAGGAATGGATGATGCCCAAGGGTACCAAGAAGGAGATGACTATGACTTGGTGCTGCAGAAACAAGAATGGATCAA AACACAAGACATGCTCAAGAGTAAACTTATTCTTGAAGATGAATTTGCCTGGAGTTTACCTTCGGTGGGCTCAGGTTCAGATGACCATGAAAGGTGCAAACTGAAGTATATTGGTGGGACTGACATTAGCTTCTCAAAGGAAGACCCATCCACAGCATGCGCCGCAGTGGTAGTCCTTAATGCCGATACTTTAGAAGTTGTCCATGAAGAGTTCAATATTGTTCAACTGCAGGTGCCATATATTCCTGGTTTTCTTGCATTCAGAGAG GCTCCAATTCTTCTTGGACTCTTGGAAAAGGTGAAGATCAATGCACCTCATTTCTACCCTCAG TTACTCATGGTTGATGGAAATGGATTACTCCATCCGCGAG GTTTTGGTTTAGCTTGTCACCTCGGCATCCTTGCAGACATTCCTACTATTGGAGTTGGAAAAAAT CTACATCATGTAGATGGCCTTAACCAATCAGAAGTCAGAAGACTGCTTGAATCAAAAGAGAACTGCAACCAGGAACTGATTTTGTTGACTGGACAGTCTGGGACAAAATGGGGCATG GCGCTGCGCTCCTGCCCTGGTTTATCAAAACCAATCTACATCTCAGTTGGGCATCGCATTTCACTTGATTCAGCCACGGTGATAGTGAAGTCCTGTTGTAAATACCGTGTTCCTGAGCCTACAAGGCAG GCGGATATAAGATCGAAGGCCTTCCTGCAGAAGCTCCAAAAACCACGGCAATGA
- the LOC136521327 gene encoding uncharacterized protein isoform X6, translated as MLFLMKYERRGQTKPSLVRVCHLLWRVQNHHARISCLVRSTIGMDDAQGYQEGDDYDLVLQKQEWIKTQDMLKSKLILEDEFAWSLPSVGSGSDDHERCKLKYIGGTDISFSKEDPSTACAAVAPILLGLLEKVKINAPHFYPQLLMVDGNGLLHPRAGFGLACHLGILADIPTIGVGKNLHHVDGLNQSEVRRLLESKENCNQELILLTGQSGTKWGMALRSCPGLSKPIYISVGHRISLDSATVIVKSCCKYRVPEPTRQADIRSKAFLQKLQKPRQ; from the exons ATGCTATTTTTGATGAAGTATGAGAGGCGAGGGCAAACCAAACCTTCATTAGTTAG GGTTTGTCATCTTCTCTGGAGGGTTCAGAACCACCATGCAAGAATTAGCTGTCTTGTGAGGAGTACAATAGGAATGGATGATGCCCAAGGGTACCAAGAAGGAGATGACTATGACTTGGTGCTGCAGAAACAAGAATGGATCAA AACACAAGACATGCTCAAGAGTAAACTTATTCTTGAAGATGAATTTGCCTGGAGTTTACCTTCGGTGGGCTCAGGTTCAGATGACCATGAAAGGTGCAAACTGAAGTATATTGGTGGGACTGACATTAGCTTCTCAAAGGAAGACCCATCCACAGCATGCGCCGCAGTG GCTCCAATTCTTCTTGGACTCTTGGAAAAGGTGAAGATCAATGCACCTCATTTCTACCCTCAG TTACTCATGGTTGATGGAAATGGATTACTCCATCCGCGAG CAGGTTTTGGTTTAGCTTGTCACCTCGGCATCCTTGCAGACATTCCTACTATTGGAGTTGGAAAAAAT CTACATCATGTAGATGGCCTTAACCAATCAGAAGTCAGAAGACTGCTTGAATCAAAAGAGAACTGCAACCAGGAACTGATTTTGTTGACTGGACAGTCTGGGACAAAATGGGGCATG GCGCTGCGCTCCTGCCCTGGTTTATCAAAACCAATCTACATCTCAGTTGGGCATCGCATTTCACTTGATTCAGCCACGGTGATAGTGAAGTCCTGTTGTAAATACCGTGTTCCTGAGCCTACAAGGCAG GCGGATATAAGATCGAAGGCCTTCCTGCAGAAGCTCCAAAAACCACGGCAATGA
- the LOC136521327 gene encoding uncharacterized protein isoform X7: MLFLMKYERRGQTKPSLVRVCHLLWRVQNHHARISCLVRSTIGMDDAQGYQEGDDYDLVLQKQEWIKTQDMLKSKLILEDEFAWSLPSVGSGSDDHERCKLKYIGGTDISFSKEDPSTACAAVAPILLGLLEKVKINAPHFYPQLLMVDGNGLLHPRGFGLACHLGILADIPTIGVGKNLHHVDGLNQSEVRRLLESKENCNQELILLTGQSGTKWGMALRSCPGLSKPIYISVGHRISLDSATVIVKSCCKYRVPEPTRQADIRSKAFLQKLQKPRQ; encoded by the exons ATGCTATTTTTGATGAAGTATGAGAGGCGAGGGCAAACCAAACCTTCATTAGTTAG GGTTTGTCATCTTCTCTGGAGGGTTCAGAACCACCATGCAAGAATTAGCTGTCTTGTGAGGAGTACAATAGGAATGGATGATGCCCAAGGGTACCAAGAAGGAGATGACTATGACTTGGTGCTGCAGAAACAAGAATGGATCAA AACACAAGACATGCTCAAGAGTAAACTTATTCTTGAAGATGAATTTGCCTGGAGTTTACCTTCGGTGGGCTCAGGTTCAGATGACCATGAAAGGTGCAAACTGAAGTATATTGGTGGGACTGACATTAGCTTCTCAAAGGAAGACCCATCCACAGCATGCGCCGCAGTG GCTCCAATTCTTCTTGGACTCTTGGAAAAGGTGAAGATCAATGCACCTCATTTCTACCCTCAG TTACTCATGGTTGATGGAAATGGATTACTCCATCCGCGAG GTTTTGGTTTAGCTTGTCACCTCGGCATCCTTGCAGACATTCCTACTATTGGAGTTGGAAAAAAT CTACATCATGTAGATGGCCTTAACCAATCAGAAGTCAGAAGACTGCTTGAATCAAAAGAGAACTGCAACCAGGAACTGATTTTGTTGACTGGACAGTCTGGGACAAAATGGGGCATG GCGCTGCGCTCCTGCCCTGGTTTATCAAAACCAATCTACATCTCAGTTGGGCATCGCATTTCACTTGATTCAGCCACGGTGATAGTGAAGTCCTGTTGTAAATACCGTGTTCCTGAGCCTACAAGGCAG GCGGATATAAGATCGAAGGCCTTCCTGCAGAAGCTCCAAAAACCACGGCAATGA
- the LOC136521327 gene encoding uncharacterized protein isoform X8 yields MDDAQGYQEGDDYDLVLQKQEWIKTQDMLKSKLILEDEFAWSLPSVGSGSDDHERCKLKYIGGTDISFSKEDPSTACAAVVVLNADTLEVVHEEFNIVQLQVPYIPGFLAFREAPILLGLLEKVKINAPHFYPQLLMVDGNGLLHPRAGFGLACHLGILADIPTIGVGKNLHHVDGLNQSEVRRLLESKENCNQELILLTGQSGTKWGMALRSCPGLSKPIYISVGHRISLDSATVIVKSCCKYRVPEPTRQADIRSKAFLQKLQKPRQ; encoded by the exons ATGGATGATGCCCAAGGGTACCAAGAAGGAGATGACTATGACTTGGTGCTGCAGAAACAAGAATGGATCAA AACACAAGACATGCTCAAGAGTAAACTTATTCTTGAAGATGAATTTGCCTGGAGTTTACCTTCGGTGGGCTCAGGTTCAGATGACCATGAAAGGTGCAAACTGAAGTATATTGGTGGGACTGACATTAGCTTCTCAAAGGAAGACCCATCCACAGCATGCGCCGCAGTGGTAGTCCTTAATGCCGATACTTTAGAAGTTGTCCATGAAGAGTTCAATATTGTTCAACTGCAGGTGCCATATATTCCTGGTTTTCTTGCATTCAGAGAG GCTCCAATTCTTCTTGGACTCTTGGAAAAGGTGAAGATCAATGCACCTCATTTCTACCCTCAG TTACTCATGGTTGATGGAAATGGATTACTCCATCCGCGAG CAGGTTTTGGTTTAGCTTGTCACCTCGGCATCCTTGCAGACATTCCTACTATTGGAGTTGGAAAAAAT CTACATCATGTAGATGGCCTTAACCAATCAGAAGTCAGAAGACTGCTTGAATCAAAAGAGAACTGCAACCAGGAACTGATTTTGTTGACTGGACAGTCTGGGACAAAATGGGGCATG GCGCTGCGCTCCTGCCCTGGTTTATCAAAACCAATCTACATCTCAGTTGGGCATCGCATTTCACTTGATTCAGCCACGGTGATAGTGAAGTCCTGTTGTAAATACCGTGTTCCTGAGCCTACAAGGCAG GCGGATATAAGATCGAAGGCCTTCCTGCAGAAGCTCCAAAAACCACGGCAATGA